TTTTCAATTAGCCCAATTATTTTTAAGACATGCGGAGCAACAGGTGCTCCCTCTGCCATCTTGCACCTGAACAATTCTTTAGAGGTATCATATCTAACCGTCCTTCATTGTTGTTCAAACAACTCTCTCAGGTGTTGTACAATATCATACGCCCCCATGTTCATGTGCTGCTGCTGAAGCTGAGGAGTCATGGAAGCTACCATGATACATGAAACTTCCCTATTGTCATCCTTATGTTTCTTATAAGCATTTCTAACAGCAGCAGGTGCAGTAGGTTCAGACTCTTGAGGCATTGGACCATCAAGTACATACTCAATTTTCTCATGAGTGAGAACGATAAGGACATTACGATGCCAATCAAGAAAGTTCGTGTCGTTGAGTTTGCAATCAGTAAGAATAGTACGAAAGCTCAAATTGTTACTCATTCTACAACAAAATGAAAGATAGAATTTGTTAGAAAAatgttttgtttaataaaatcataaaaacttcaaaattatgattttatttccactattttttttcaaatcaattaccCTCTAAAATTGAATTGGGAATTTCTAAAATTCCATAGTGGCTAGGATCCTATCTTAATTTATTTCGACCTTGAGTGTGTCCCAACAAATCGAAAATAATTATGAAAGGTAGGAACTTTTACCAATTACAACTTATTGTAATTCCTAGATCAGTTGGGTGTCAACTCTTGACTTTAAATCTCTTTGAATCAACCCAACACTTGCCTCTAAAATTAATGATTTTGAGTGAATCCCAACAAATCATAATTTTAGCTAAATCAAACCCATCATTCTTGAGAACATTTCTCATAGCAAAAACACGTAGTAAATAAGGCAGCCTTGGGTGAATcccaacaagctagcacttaaTAACTACTCTAGTTTTATACTATAATGATGGAAGGCATTTTATTGATTTAATATTATAGTTGAGGGAtttgtcttttttttccaaaaacattttataattaaaatttttgaaaaaattgctcATTTGGTCTCATCAATAAACATGCATATCACCATTTCAAAAACGtataaacatgaatttaaatcgTGGATGGTTGTGGATATTCCTAAACTAATTTCCCCGGCCATTAGAAAAATTAGCATGTGactaaaaatttttaataccGAGACGAACCCCTTCGTTGTAGTATacctcctttcttcttttcaaagttacaatttctatataaattatataaattccTATCATCTATTCCTATCTATTGTACATTACAAATAGTATAGAAGAAATCCCGAGTTACATTCGGGGGGAATTTAGATGAGAAAAGAAATTacaattagaaaataaaaaaggcaGGACACGCAGGccctattttaaaattaattacaaCCATTTAAACCTAGAATGATTGTAACCTTCCAAAATACCACAATCATATTGCGTACTATATCCACAACCATCCACCATGCATTTTCACAATTTAAACAactttaaataaaagaaaagcatGTAAAATAAGCAATCTCAATTCATGGATTaattggatttaatttctaagGTCCCAAACAAAATTTGGGTCCATGCATATGCGAgaaattttggtaaaattaatttttattaggTCATT
The DNA window shown above is from Coffea arabica cultivar ET-39 chromosome 5e, Coffea Arabica ET-39 HiFi, whole genome shotgun sequence and carries:
- the LOC113743964 gene encoding uncharacterized protein, which codes for MSNNLSFRTILTDCKLNDTNFLDWHRNVLIVLTHEKIEYVLDGPMPQESEPTAPAAVRNAYKKHKDDNREVSCIMVASMTPQLQQQHMNMGACKMAEGAPVAPHVLKIIGLIEKLAELGFKMDQEPNVDLVLQSLPDSFSQFVMNYQMNNLQHTLPQLLNVLKTAEKEIKKGKGSTGVLVVTFSKKRKRQEKGFKKSKNKPTQKPKKAKVIKLDIGKGTASHTWRA